The Pseudomonas sp. PDM14 genomic interval GGACAACCTCAAACGCCGCCTGCTGTTGCGCATGCAGGGCCGTCTGGCCCATGAACGCCTGCGCCTCGACGGCATCAGCCGCCGCCTGCGTCACCCCGGCGAACGCCTGCGCCAACAGGCGCAACGCCTCGACGACCTGGACATGCGCCTGCGTCGCGCCCTCGAACAGAGCCTGAGCCGCCGCCAGGAACGCCTGGCGCGCCTCGACGGCCGCCTGGCCGGGCAACATCCGGGTCGCCAGCTGGCCCTGCTGCGCCAGCGCCTCGACAGCCTCGCCGAACGTTTGCCACGCGCCACGCAACAATTGCTGCGCCAGCGCCGCCAGGCCCTTGCCAGTCTGGCGCAGACCCTGCAGATCGTCAGCCCGCTGGCCACCCTCGGCCGCGGCTACAGCATCCTCCTCGACGAGCGCGGCAAGCCGATCCGCAGCGCTGCACAGACCCACCCTGGCCAGCGCCTCAAGGCGCGCCTGGGCGAGGGCGAACTGGAAGTACGCGTGGAAGACAACCACCTGACGCCGGTGACCCTGTCGCTGCTCGACTGACCTACACACGGAACGCTTCCTTCATGCGCCTGCTTGTCACCCTCCTGTTGTGCCTCACCCTGCCCGCCTCCGCCCTTGCCGACGGCTTCATCAGCCGCCTGCTGCACAAGCCGGTGCCCGGCGGCGTCGCCGTGCTGCAGCTGGGTGACGCGGCCAGCGCGCCGCAGGTGCGCTACCAGAACAAGCCGGTGCTGGTGGTCCGTGAGGACGGCAAGCAGTGGATCGCCATCGTCGGCATCCCGCTGACGGTCAAGCCTGGTACCAGCGAGGCGCAGGTCGACGGGCGCGCCGTGCCGTTCACTGTCGGCAGCAAGCAGTACCGCGAACAACGCATCACCCTGAAGAACACCCAGCAGGTCAACCCGGACGCCGCGAACCTCAAGCGCATCGAGCGCGAGCTGGCCGAACAGACCAGGGCCTACCAGCAGTTCAGCGCCCGCCAGCCGAGCAACCTGCTGTTCGACAAGCCGGTAGATGGCCCGCTCTCCAGCGCCTTCGGCCTGCGCCGCTTCTTCAATGGCGAGGAACGCAACCCACACTCCGGGCTGGATTTTGCCGTCGGTGCCGGCACGCCGATCAAGGCCCCGGCGGCCGGCAAGGTAATCCTGATCGGCGATTACTTCTTCAATGGCAAGACGGTGTTCGTCGACCACGGCCAGGGCCTGATCAGCATGTTCTGTCATATGTCCAAGATCGATGTGCAGCTGGGCCAGGAGCTACCGCGCGGCGGCCTGGTCGGGCGCGTCGGCGCCACCGGCCGCGCCACCGGCCCGCACATGCACTGGAACGTCAGCCTCAACGATGCGCGGGTCGACCCGGCGATCTTCATCGGCGCGTTCAAACCCTGAAGCATCCACCCGCAGAGCCCCAATAAAAAAGACCGCCGGGTTGCCCCAGGCGGTCTTTTCATTTCACGGCATCACGCACTACCCGAGGGCAGCGCGCCGCAGGCTTACCAGTTGTAGCTCACCTTGGCCGTGATCTCGCGGCCTGGGTTGTAGTAGTTCGCGCTACCACGACCGACCACATGCTGCTCGTCGAACAGGTTGCTGACGTTGACGGCCAGGTCAGTGCCCTTGACGATCTGGTAGTTGAACGCGGCGTCGAACAGCGTGGTGGCATCGCTCTTGCCGGTGTTGTTGAAGTCACCGAAGTAGTAGGCGCCGACATAGCGGGCGCCCAGGCCGACGCTGACGTCGGTGCCCGGCACGCTGTAATAGCTCCACAGCGAGGCCGAATGCTTGGGCGCCGAGACCATCTCGTTACCCTTGATCGATACAGCTTCATACGCCAACTTCGTCGGAGACCATGACTGCAGCGCACCGCGCAGCACCTCGGTATCCATGTAGGAGTAGCCGCCGACCAGACTGAGGTTTTCGGTCAGCTCGGCCTTGGCCTCCAGGTCGAGGCCGCGCACGCGCTGCTCGCCAACGGTTTGCTGATCGATAAGTCCGTTCGACTGTGCGACCGCGGTGGCGACATCTTCCTGGGTCAGCTCGTAGATGGCCGCCGAGAACAGTGCGTTCATCTCCAGCGGCGAATACTTCACGCCCACTTCGTACTGGGTGCCGCGCTCCGGAGTAACACCGACCTCAGGCGGGGAAACGGACTCCACCATGCTGACGTAGGTGGAAACCTCGTCGCTGACGATGTAGGTCAACGCGCCGCGGAAAGAGTTTTCCGAGAAGCTGTCCGAGGTCTTGCGTCCGGCCAGGTGGTCATCTTCAGAGACGTCCATGGAGTCATTGCGCACACCGGCCGTGACGATGAAGCGCTCATAGAACGACAGGTTCTGCTGCAGGAAGACGGACTTGATGGTGCTGTCCTGATCCTTGTCTTGATAGACCTTGGGAGACGAAACACCGCTATATACCGGGTTGGCGGTGTTGATTGGCCCGATATCGCCAAGTGAAGAGAGGCCATATACAGAGACATTCTCGGCAGAGGCATCGAGATACTCCACGCCAACGATGCTGCTGCTGTCGATATTTTCGAAGCGCGCGTCGTACTGCAGCATCACGTTGCCATTGAACTGCTCGGCTTCGCTGTCAACACCCAGGTAACCACGATCAACTACGGTTCCGACATGCCCAGCAGAGTCGCTGATATAGGCGTAACCGTACTCGTCGCTCAGGTCGCTGTGGCGCATGTTGCTGCGCAGGGTGAAGCCGTTGTCGAAGTCATGGCTGAAGTTGGCGCTGACGTTGGTGCGCTCGACATCGTGGAAGTTGTAGCTCGGCTCGCCGAAGAACTCGTCGCGGTCGTACTCACGATCCATCGGGTAACCGCCACTGTTGGGCGTGTTGTCCTGGCGCAGGTGATCCACCACCAGCGTGGCCGAGGTATAGGCCGTCGGCGCCCAGGTCAGGCCGCCCATGACGAAGTTGTTGTCGTCCTGGGAGTGGTCGTACTCGCGATCGCTGTCCTGGAACTTGCCGGTGAAGCGGTAGGCCAGGGTCTGCTCTTCGTTCGCATCGCCGGTATCCAGACCGGTCTCCATGTGGTCGAAGGAGCCATAGGTCGCATAGACCTGGCCGAACTTGCTGAAGCGCGGCTGCTTGGTCACGAAGTTAACCGAACCACCTGGGTCGGCCGGGCCGAACAGCGTGGAGTTGGCGCCACGCAGAACCTCGATACTCTCGTAGGCGAAGGGTTCCTCGCGCACACCGCGCATCGAGCCCAGGGTCAGGCCGTCACGGTAGGTGGTGGCCTGGAAGCCGCGAATCTGGAAGTAGTCGTTGCGGTCGTCGGTGCCGTAGTAGTCGGTGATCACGCCCGGGGTGTACTGCAGAATTTCCTCGGTAGTACTGGCGCTACGCTGCTCGACTTCCTTCTGGGTCACCACGGAAACCGACGCCGGCGTGTTGAGGATGCTGGTTGCCACCTTGCCACCGACCCACAATTCCTGAGCCACCACCGAGCCGGAGGAGTCTTCCGCTGTCGCTTGATTGTTGACCAGGATGGGCGCCAGACGAAACGCCTCTTCGGCTTGCGCCATCTGCAGCCCGTAGCTGCCACCTGCCTGCTGCACCGCCACCAGGCCCGTGCCGGCAAGCAACGCGGCCAAGCCGTCCGTCACCGAGTAGCTACCCCTCAAACCTGGACTGGTCACCCCCTCGGCCAGGCTACCGGCGCCGACCAGGTACACGCCTGCCTCACGGGAAAAGCGCGTGAGCGCGCTGGCGAGCGGGCCCGCAGGAATGTCGTAGCTACGCTCGGCGGTAGCCGCGACACTGCCTTCCGCTGCAGCGAGCGGCGACCAGCTCGCCAGGCTCACAACACTGCCCAGTAATGCCAGGTGAAGCGCCAGGGTCAGTGGGCGCAGGGCAAAGACGTGTGTGGCGGTACCCGGACGGGCAGCGCGCTGGTGGCAGCGGTGGGGCATGGATAGCATTCCTCTCGGGGAGCAAGGGTTGATGAGTGAAGACCCTCAACAGGCGATGCCATGTGGCCGCTCAGAGCGCCGATTCGGCGATGTTTCATGTCTTCTCACTGGATAAACCAGCGAGCAGGCGAAACCCGGAACCTTTTTCTGAGTTTTTTCTGGCCTGGCTCAACGCCTAGCTTCAATGCTCGCCCACCAGGGCATGGGCTGCTCGATACGAATCGGCAACGCCGACGCCAGCATGCGCAGCACACGCTCGGAATCCTGGATGGGGAAGTTGCCGTACACCCGCAGGTCGGCCACTTCATCGGCCACGCCAAGATGGCCCAGGCGATAGCGGCGCAGCTCCTGTACCACCTCGCGCAGGGAGATGTTGTCAGCCAGCAGCGTGCCCTGGGTCCAGGCTTCACGCGCCGCGTCGGCGGCCAGGCTGTCGCCGATACGCTCGGCGCTGAACGGGGCCTGCTGGCCAGCGCCAACCACACGGGTTTCCCCGCTGGCGGTGCGGATTTCCACGGCGCCTTCATAGACAGCCAGCCAGGTGCGCTCGCCGTCGCGGCGCACGTTGAAACGAGTGCCCAGGGCCTGCAGGCGCCCGTGCTCGGTCTCGACATAGAAGGGGCGCGCGCCCTTGGCGGTGGCGATGAACACCTCGCCACGCAGCAGCGTGACGACGCGTGCATGGGCGCTGAAGGCAAGGTCGATGGCGCTGGCGGTGTTGAGCCAGGTGCGGGAACCATCGGCCAGGGTCATTTCGCGCAGCTCACCCGTGGCGGTGCGGTAATCCGCGCCCAATGCCATCAGGCTCGACGGCAGCAGCGCTTCGCGCCAGCCCAGCCAACCGCACAGGCTGCCAGTGGTGATAACCGCCATCCCGCTCAGCAGGCGACGCCGCGAGTGCATACGCCCAGCGGCAATTTCCAGCGCATCCGCCGCCAGGCGCGTATCGGCTCGACCAAGCAGCGGTTCGAAATCTTGACTGATGCCTTCGACATAACGCCAGGCCTGCTCGTGCAACAGATCCGCACCCAGCCAGGCCTGCCAGCGAGCGTACTGCTGGGCGCTGGCCTGGCCATCACGCAGGGTGGCGTACCAGTAAGCCGCCTGCTCCAGCACAGCGTGCGACGGCAAGGCCTGCTCGTAGCTACGGCTCTGCATCAGCCGAGCGGCTCCTGGCGCAACGCAGCAACCGTCGCGCTGGCACGCAGGGTCAGGCACGCGAGCATGGCCTGGGCCACGTACTTGCGCACCATGCGCCCGGAGACTCCCAGCTCTGCGCCGACCTCATCGTCGGTCATCTCGCACACCACCGCGAGGATGAAACCCCGCGCGGCCTTGGCCGACAGCGTCTGCAGCATGCCACTGATTTCCTCCAGGGCTTGCAGCACCGCAGCCTGTCGCTCGGCAGAGGGGTACTGGTCTTCCGGCAGTGCCGCCAGGGTATCGAGCCAGGCGCGCTCGATTTCCTGACGCCGCCACAGGTTGATGCACAGATTTCTCGCGATGGTGCGCAGGTAGCCGCGGGCCTCGCCCATGCTGGCGAAGCGCGGCGGGCTGGCCCCGCCGATCAGCCGCAGGAAGGTGTCCTGGGCCAGGTCGGCAGCATCGCAGGCGTGCCCCAGGTGTCGACGCAACCACGCCTGCAACCAGCCGTGGTGGTCGCAATACAGGGTCTCCAGCGATGGAGGGGAGACATAGGCAGATGAGCTCACAGGCAGTCACCACGCCGCTGGGTGGCGTCCCGCGGGCATCAAGATCTTTAGAGCAAATGAGAATTGCTATTAATCATCACACGGCAGGCCATCCAGCAGCAACTCGCCACACTACCGACGGGGCATTGCTGCGTAATTACCAGCCCATGGGAAAGCCCAGGGCCGCGCTGAATACGACCAGTGAGTTGCCGATCAGGGCGCCGGCTTTTCCACCCGCTCCAGCCTGTAGAGCTTGTCGATCTGGCAGATCTGCGGCATCTCGCCCATACCGTCGAACACCGTTACATGGTCGAGGTGAGTCAACTGACCGATGGTCGAGCTGTAGCCGATGGTGCTGCTGAAGTCGAGGCGATCGCAGTCACGGGTGAACTCGAGCAGATAGCGCCGCCCTGGCGCCAGACCGAGCAGGATATGGCGCTTGTCCAGGTACTCCCAGTCGTCGATTTCGTAGCGGCTGATCGACGTCTGCAACTCACCTTGGCTCAGCCCCAGCTTGGCCAGGCGATGCTCCAATGGCAGCTGTTCGTCATGCACATGCTCGCTGGAGGCACAGCCACCCAGCGTCAGCAGCGCACACAGCACCAGGATGGACTTCATGGGTACCTCCACTCGGCAGAAACAATTCAGGCCACATGCACGGCCCGCTTTCAACACCAGTCGGATCGGGTATTGCGCTGTGCTGACCGCCTACGGCCTGACGGCTCGAGGAGCGACGAAACCCTATAGTGACTCGAGTAGTAGTGGCGCCCCTACCCCGCATCAGCTGACGTTCGCATGTAAAGTGGCAGCTATCCGCTGATCGCCCTCCGACCTGATGGGCACGGTCATCGGCATCCGCACCCGACAAGGAGCCATGATGATCACCGTTCACCATCTGAACAACTCACGCTCGCAGCGCATCCTTTGGCTGCTCGAAGAACTGGGGGTGGAGTACCAGATCAAGCGCTACGAGCGCGACCCCAAGACCATGCTCGCCCCGGCAGAGTTGCGTGCCGTACACCCACTGGGCAAGTCACCGGTGGTTACCGACGGCGACCTGACCCTGGCCGAATCCGGCGCCATCATCGACTACCTCGCCAATCGCTACGATACAGACCTGCTATCGCCCGCCGGCACGCCCGAACGGCTGCGCTGCAACTACTGGCTGCACTACGCAGAAGGCTCGGCCATGCCGCCGCTGCTACTGAAGCTGGTGCTCGACAAGGTCGAATCCAGCCCGATGCCCTTCTTCGTCAAACCGATTGCCCGCGGCATCGCGCAGAAGGTCAAGAAGGCTCTGATCACCCCGCAGTTGAACCTGCACCTGGACTACCTCGAGGGGGAACTGGGCAAGAGCAGCTGGTTCGCGGGCGAGGACTTCAGCGTCGCCGACATCCAGCTGAGCTTCCCCCTGGAGGCCGCTACGTCCCGTGGCGGGCTCGACGCCAGCAGACCTCGGCTCAAGGCATTTCTCGAGCGTATCCATAAGCGTCCGGCCTACCGCCGGGCTCTGGAAAAAGGCGGCGAGTACGCTTACGCCAACTAGACCTGCGACGCATTTGGCAAAAGACCGACGCCGACCTGAAACACCTCGTTTGTTAAGGTGACGCCTCGTTTTTTGCCGGAGCCGCCAACCAGGATGCCGATGAACAGCTATTACACCACCGCACTCGACTGGATCGAACGCCATCCGGAACTCCACACCCTACTCGGCCTGAGCCTGCTGCTGCTCGGTGCCTGGATCGCCAACTGGATCGTCAAGCGCATCCTCGTTCGCGGCCTGTATCGGGCGCTCAAATCCACCGCCATGGGCCAGGACAAGGCGCTGGCCGACTCCCATGTGGTCGCACGCCTGGCCAACATCGTGCCGGCGCTGATTCTCACCAGCGGCATCAAGGTGGTGCCGCACCTGCCAGCGGCCTTGGTCACCGTGGTGGAGAACGTCTGCAGCGCCTTCATCATTCTGACCATCGCCCTGGCCATCGGCGGCGTGCTGAACCTGATCAACGCGCTCTACCAGCGTCGCCCCGACGCCCATATGAAGCCGATCAAGGGCTACATCCAGGTCGTCACCATCGTCATCTATGCGATTGCGGCCATTCTCATGGTCGCGGCATTGATCGACCGTTCGCCCCTGATCCTGCTCTCCGGTCTCGGCGCGATGGCCGCCGTGCTGATGCTGATTTTCCAGGACACTCTGCTGTCGCTGGTGGCCAGCGTGCAGATTTCCTCCAGCGATATCATCCGCGTCGGCGACTGGGTGGAAATGCCGCAACTCAACGCCGACGGCGACGTGATCGACATCGCCCTGCACACCGTCAAGGTGCAGAACTTCGACAAGACCATCACCACCATCCCGACCAAGCGTTTCATCAGCGACCCGTTCAAGAACTGGCGCGGCATGCAGGAATCCGGCGGGCGCCGGATCAAGCGCAGCCTGTACCTGGATCAGACCAGCGTGCGCTTTCTCAGCCCGGACGAAATCGCCCACCTGCAGCGCTTCCTGCTGCTCGGTCAGTACCTGACCAACAAACAGAGCGAGCTGCTGAGCTGGAACACCGAACTGGCCGAAGCCGCCCAGGAGCCGGCCAATACCCGTAGGGTCACCAACCTCGGCACGTTCCGCGCTTACATAGAGCACTACCTGCGTCAGCATCCGGGCATCAACCAGAACATGACCCAGCTCGTGCGCCAGCTACAGCCCACCGCCGATGGCCTGCCACTGGAGGTCTACTGCTTCACCAATACCGTGGCCTGGGTGGCGTACGAAGGCTATCAGTCGGACATCTTCGATCACCTGCTGGCGATCCTGCCGGAATTCGGCCTGCGCGTGTTCCAGCATCCGAGCGGCGCCGACATGCGCGAGTTGCGCCCGCAGTTGCACACACCGTGAGCAGCAGGGCCTTGTGCGCGCGGCAAAAAGCCGCGCAAGCAGGAGCCAATAAACAGACAAAACACGCAATAAAAATTCAGCAAGCAAATAGAAAAGGGGATTTTCACCAAATTCATCGACATGCTTGCCAGCTTTAGCCTCACTGGTTAGGGTTGACTCCATGAACAACGCCCACACCCTCATTCTGCTACGCCAGCACGCCTGCCTACGCCTGGTCAGCCCACGACTGCGTAGCTAAAGCGTTTCGCCTGCTCGCCACTCCCTTTCTCGCTTACCCGGCCTGCCGCCACCCAGGATTCGCACCATGACCATGCTCAAAGACCCGTCGTCCAAGTACCGCCCGTTCACCCCGATCAACATTCCGGACCGCACCTGGCCGGATCAGATCATCGACAAGGCGCCGATCTGGCTGTCCACCGACCTGCGCGACGGCAACCAGTCGCTGATCGAGCCGATGGACGCCGAGAAGAAGATGCGCTTCTTCAAGTGCCTGCTCGCCGTGGGCCTGAAGGAAATCGAAGTGGGCTTCCCGTCCGCCTCGCAAACCGATTTCGACTTCGTCCGCGAGCTGATCGAAGGCGGCCACATCCCTGACGACGTGACCATCCAGGTACTGACCCAGGCCCGTGAAGACCTGATCACCCGCACCTTCGAGTCGCTCAAGGGCGCCAAGAAAGCCATCGTCCACTACTACAACGCCACCGCACCGAGCTTCCGCCGCATCGTCTTCAACCAGGACAAGGCCGGCGTCACCGAGATCGCCGTGGAAGCGGCGAAGATCGTCAAGCGCCTGGCCGCCGCGCAGCCGGAAACCCAGTGGGGCTTCGAGTACTCGCCAGAAGTGTTCAGCTCCACCGAGATCGATTTCGCCGTCGAGGTGTGCAACGCGGTGATCGGCGTGTTCCAGCCGACCCCGGCGCAGAAGCTGATCCTCAACCTGCCGGCGACCATCGAAGGCGCCACACCGAACAACTACGCCGACCAGATCGAATGGTTCGGCCGCCATGTCGACCGTCGTGACAGCGTGCTGCTCAGCCTGCACACCCACAACGACCGCGGCACCGGCGTGGCCGCCACCGAGCTGGGCCTGATGGCCGGTGCCGACCGCGTGGAAGGCTGCCTGTTCGGCAACGGCGAGCGCACCGGCAACGTCTGCCTGGTCACCGTGGCGCTGAACCTCTACACCCAGGGCGTCGACCCGCAACTGGACTTCTCCGACATCGACACCGTGCGCAAGGTGGTCGAGGAGTGCAACCAGCTGCCGGTGCACCCGCGTCATCCCTACGTCGGCGACCTGGTGCACACCGCGTTCTCCGGCTCGCACCAGGATGCGATCCGCAAGGGCTTCGCCCAGCAGGATCCGAACGGCATCTGGGAAGTCCCGTACCTGCCGATCGACCCGGCCGACATCGGCCGCGACTACGAGGCGGTGATTCGCGTCAACAGCCAGTCCGGCAAGGGCGGCATCACCTTCCTCCTCGAGCAGGAGTACGGCATCAGCCTGCCACGCCGCATGCAGATCGAGTTCAGCCAGGTGGTGCAGAAGGAAACCGATCGCCTGGGCCTGGAGATGACCGCCGAGCAGATCTACCAACTGCTCGACAATGAATACCTCAAGGCCAACAGCCCGTATGCGCTGAAAAGCCACCGCCTGCAGGAAGAAAACGGCATCTGCAACGTCGACATCGACGTCAGCGTTGACGGCGAGCTGCGCCGCAAGCACGGCACCGGCAAGGGCCCACTGGAGGCGCTGGTCGCCGCCCTGCCGATCAATGTCGAAATCATGGACTACCACGAGCACGCCATCAGTTCGGGCACCAACGCCCAGGCCGCGGCGTACATCGAGATCCGCGTCAACGGCGGACGCCCGCTGCACGGCATCGGCATCGACGAGAATCTGACCACTGCGACCTTCCGCGCTCTGTTCAGCGCACTCAACCGCGCCCTGAGCCAGGCCGAGGAAAAGACCCACGCGGCCTGATGCCTCGCAGCACTGAAAAGGGATGCCTCGGCATCCCTTTTTTATTGGCCAGCGCCCGGCTGGGTGTTGCCCGACCGTGCTTGCGCCCCTGCTAGCGGAGCATTTCAAGAGGAATCGACACGCCCACGACAGGATTAGGCAAATGCCCACGGCGATGCCTGTACTAGGCTTGTCCGACACCTTTCCCATGGCCCGCCCGTAACCGTACGGCGGCGCCCCGTTCCTTGTGCCCACAGGAGTTGTTCATGAAAACCCTTGGCTATGCAGCACAGAATCCCGGCACGCCCCTGGCGCCGTTCCAGTTCCAGCGCCGCGCCGTCGGCGCCAATGACGTGCAGATCGACATCCTCTTCTGCGGCGTATGCCATTCCGACCTGCACACCGCACGCAACGAGTGGAACAACACCCTCTACCCGTCGGTGCCCGGTCACGAGATCGTCGGCAAGGTCCGCGCGGTCGGCAGCAACGTCAGCGCCTTCAAGGTCGGTGACATCGCCGGCGTCGGCTGCATGGTCGACAGCTGCCAGTCCTGCCCGTCCTGCGCCGAAGGCCTCGAGCAGTACTGCGAGAGCGGCTTCACCGGCACTTACAACGGTCCGGTATTCGGCGGCGAGAACACCTTCGGCGGCTACTCCGACAACGTCGTGGTGGACCAGAAGTTCGTCCTGCGCATCAGCCACACCGGCAACTTCGCCGCCGTCGCCCCGCTGCTCTGCGCCGGCATCACCACCTACTCGCCGCTGCGCCAGTGGAACGTGCAGCCGGGGCACAAGGTGGGCGTGGTCGGCCTCGGCGGCCTCGGCCACATGGGCGTGAAAATCGCCGCGGCGATGGGCGCTCACGTGGTGCTGTTCACCACCTCGCCCAACAAGCGCGAAGATGCCCTGCGCCTGGGCGCCGCCGAAGTGGTGGTGTCGAAGAACCCGGACGAGATGGCCGCCCACGCCAACAGCTTCGACTTCATCCTCAACACCGTGGCCGCACCGCACAACCTCGACGCGTTCCTCGGCCTGCTCAAGCGTGACGCAACCATGACCCTGGTCGGCGCGCCTGACTCGCCGCACCCGTCGCCGGAAGTGTTCAGCCTGATCTTCAAGCGCCGCCGCCTGGCCGGCTCGCTGATTGGTGGCATTGCCGAGACCCAGGAGATGCTCGACTTCTGTGCCGCGCACGGCATCGTCTCCGACATCGAAATGATCCCGATCCAGGGAATCAACCAGGCCTACGAGCGCATGCTCAAGAGCGACGTGAAGTACCGCTTCGTGATCGACATGGCCTCGCTCAAGGACGACGCCAGCGCAGCCTGAACAACGCCGCACCATGCAAAACGCCGGGCACCGCCCGGCGTTTTCGTTTTACCGATCAGGCAGCCCTCGTAGGGCAGCCCCTTGCGCACCGCACACCCGTCGCCTGCATCGATGCGCGCGGCGTTCAGTCAGGGTTGCTCGACCGCCACCGGCCCGCCCAGGGTGGTCAGCTCACCGTCGCCGGGGTCGATCACCAGCACGGCGGCGAACACCACCACGAAGAATGCCAGCAGGAACAGCAAGGCGACGCCGAACGCTCGCCAGTTGGACCTGAAGCGCCCGCCATGCGCGCAGACCGCCTCG includes:
- a CDS encoding peptidoglycan DD-metalloendopeptidase family protein: MRLLVTLLLCLTLPASALADGFISRLLHKPVPGGVAVLQLGDAASAPQVRYQNKPVLVVREDGKQWIAIVGIPLTVKPGTSEAQVDGRAVPFTVGSKQYREQRITLKNTQQVNPDAANLKRIERELAEQTRAYQQFSARQPSNLLFDKPVDGPLSSAFGLRRFFNGEERNPHSGLDFAVGAGTPIKAPAAGKVILIGDYFFNGKTVFVDHGQGLISMFCHMSKIDVQLGQELPRGGLVGRVGATGRATGPHMHWNVSLNDARVDPAIFIGAFKP
- a CDS encoding TonB-dependent siderophore receptor, with product MPHRCHQRAARPGTATHVFALRPLTLALHLALLGSVVSLASWSPLAAAEGSVAATAERSYDIPAGPLASALTRFSREAGVYLVGAGSLAEGVTSPGLRGSYSVTDGLAALLAGTGLVAVQQAGGSYGLQMAQAEEAFRLAPILVNNQATAEDSSGSVVAQELWVGGKVATSILNTPASVSVVTQKEVEQRSASTTEEILQYTPGVITDYYGTDDRNDYFQIRGFQATTYRDGLTLGSMRGVREEPFAYESIEVLRGANSTLFGPADPGGSVNFVTKQPRFSKFGQVYATYGSFDHMETGLDTGDANEEQTLAYRFTGKFQDSDREYDHSQDDNNFVMGGLTWAPTAYTSATLVVDHLRQDNTPNSGGYPMDREYDRDEFFGEPSYNFHDVERTNVSANFSHDFDNGFTLRSNMRHSDLSDEYGYAYISDSAGHVGTVVDRGYLGVDSEAEQFNGNVMLQYDARFENIDSSSIVGVEYLDASAENVSVYGLSSLGDIGPINTANPVYSGVSSPKVYQDKDQDSTIKSVFLQQNLSFYERFIVTAGVRNDSMDVSEDDHLAGRKTSDSFSENSFRGALTYIVSDEVSTYVSMVESVSPPEVGVTPERGTQYEVGVKYSPLEMNALFSAAIYELTQEDVATAVAQSNGLIDQQTVGEQRVRGLDLEAKAELTENLSLVGGYSYMDTEVLRGALQSWSPTKLAYEAVSIKGNEMVSAPKHSASLWSYYSVPGTDVSVGLGARYVGAYYFGDFNNTGKSDATTLFDAAFNYQIVKGTDLAVNVSNLFDEQHVVGRGSANYYNPGREITAKVSYNW
- a CDS encoding FecR domain-containing protein: MQSRSYEQALPSHAVLEQAAYWYATLRDGQASAQQYARWQAWLGADLLHEQAWRYVEGISQDFEPLLGRADTRLAADALEIAAGRMHSRRRLLSGMAVITTGSLCGWLGWREALLPSSLMALGADYRTATGELREMTLADGSRTWLNTASAIDLAFSAHARVVTLLRGEVFIATAKGARPFYVETEHGRLQALGTRFNVRRDGERTWLAVYEGAVEIRTASGETRVVGAGQQAPFSAERIGDSLAADAAREAWTQGTLLADNISLREVVQELRRYRLGHLGVADEVADLRVYGNFPIQDSERVLRMLASALPIRIEQPMPWWASIEARR
- a CDS encoding sigma-70 family RNA polymerase sigma factor, with protein sequence MSSSAYVSPPSLETLYCDHHGWLQAWLRRHLGHACDAADLAQDTFLRLIGGASPPRFASMGEARGYLRTIARNLCINLWRRQEIERAWLDTLAALPEDQYPSAERQAAVLQALEEISGMLQTLSAKAARGFILAVVCEMTDDEVGAELGVSGRMVRKYVAQAMLACLTLRASATVAALRQEPLG
- a CDS encoding DUF6491 family protein, with amino-acid sequence MKSILVLCALLTLGGCASSEHVHDEQLPLEHRLAKLGLSQGELQTSISRYEIDDWEYLDKRHILLGLAPGRRYLLEFTRDCDRLDFSSTIGYSSTIGQLTHLDHVTVFDGMGEMPQICQIDKLYRLERVEKPAP
- a CDS encoding glutathione S-transferase family protein, which encodes MITVHHLNNSRSQRILWLLEELGVEYQIKRYERDPKTMLAPAELRAVHPLGKSPVVTDGDLTLAESGAIIDYLANRYDTDLLSPAGTPERLRCNYWLHYAEGSAMPPLLLKLVLDKVESSPMPFFVKPIARGIAQKVKKALITPQLNLHLDYLEGELGKSSWFAGEDFSVADIQLSFPLEAATSRGGLDASRPRLKAFLERIHKRPAYRRALEKGGEYAYAN
- a CDS encoding mechanosensitive ion channel family protein, yielding MNSYYTTALDWIERHPELHTLLGLSLLLLGAWIANWIVKRILVRGLYRALKSTAMGQDKALADSHVVARLANIVPALILTSGIKVVPHLPAALVTVVENVCSAFIILTIALAIGGVLNLINALYQRRPDAHMKPIKGYIQVVTIVIYAIAAILMVAALIDRSPLILLSGLGAMAAVLMLIFQDTLLSLVASVQISSSDIIRVGDWVEMPQLNADGDVIDIALHTVKVQNFDKTITTIPTKRFISDPFKNWRGMQESGGRRIKRSLYLDQTSVRFLSPDEIAHLQRFLLLGQYLTNKQSELLSWNTELAEAAQEPANTRRVTNLGTFRAYIEHYLRQHPGINQNMTQLVRQLQPTADGLPLEVYCFTNTVAWVAYEGYQSDIFDHLLAILPEFGLRVFQHPSGADMRELRPQLHTP
- the leuA gene encoding 2-isopropylmalate synthase, producing the protein MTMLKDPSSKYRPFTPINIPDRTWPDQIIDKAPIWLSTDLRDGNQSLIEPMDAEKKMRFFKCLLAVGLKEIEVGFPSASQTDFDFVRELIEGGHIPDDVTIQVLTQAREDLITRTFESLKGAKKAIVHYYNATAPSFRRIVFNQDKAGVTEIAVEAAKIVKRLAAAQPETQWGFEYSPEVFSSTEIDFAVEVCNAVIGVFQPTPAQKLILNLPATIEGATPNNYADQIEWFGRHVDRRDSVLLSLHTHNDRGTGVAATELGLMAGADRVEGCLFGNGERTGNVCLVTVALNLYTQGVDPQLDFSDIDTVRKVVEECNQLPVHPRHPYVGDLVHTAFSGSHQDAIRKGFAQQDPNGIWEVPYLPIDPADIGRDYEAVIRVNSQSGKGGITFLLEQEYGISLPRRMQIEFSQVVQKETDRLGLEMTAEQIYQLLDNEYLKANSPYALKSHRLQEENGICNVDIDVSVDGELRRKHGTGKGPLEALVAALPINVEIMDYHEHAISSGTNAQAAAYIEIRVNGGRPLHGIGIDENLTTATFRALFSALNRALSQAEEKTHAA
- a CDS encoding NAD(P)-dependent alcohol dehydrogenase, with protein sequence MKTLGYAAQNPGTPLAPFQFQRRAVGANDVQIDILFCGVCHSDLHTARNEWNNTLYPSVPGHEIVGKVRAVGSNVSAFKVGDIAGVGCMVDSCQSCPSCAEGLEQYCESGFTGTYNGPVFGGENTFGGYSDNVVVDQKFVLRISHTGNFAAVAPLLCAGITTYSPLRQWNVQPGHKVGVVGLGGLGHMGVKIAAAMGAHVVLFTTSPNKREDALRLGAAEVVVSKNPDEMAAHANSFDFILNTVAAPHNLDAFLGLLKRDATMTLVGAPDSPHPSPEVFSLIFKRRRLAGSLIGGIAETQEMLDFCAAHGIVSDIEMIPIQGINQAYERMLKSDVKYRFVIDMASLKDDASAA